Part of the Coprothermobacter sp. genome, ACCTCTTGGGGTTCCCGTGAAACGAGTCCTTGCACCACTGGCTGCAGAAGCCATAGGTCTTGCCTTCGAACTCCTCCGTGTATTCGGCCTCGAAATTGTTGAGCAACATGCCACAAACTAGATCCCACTGGTTGAAACAAGTCTTGGTCATCAGAGTCTCCTGGGTTGACGAACCCACTTCTCGCATCGATGAGGACAATAGCGCGTCACCCCGCAGGATACCTGCAGGGTATCGCCCGCATGTACCGTGACACCCGGTCGAGCTGACTCGACACGTCTTCTGCCCGGTCACACGCCAGTCGGGATGCGTTCACCATAGCGCAAATACGTGGACAACCATGAAAGCAGCAGACATGTGAGTAGTCATAACATGATGTACCTCCAGTTGGCGGGATCTCTCACTCATCGCTCCAATTGCCGTCGACACACCAAAATCAACATCTCTGCGGGCAAAGCCCAAAGTCGAGATGTTCAGCACGGCCCCGACGCAAAGAGCGGCTCGGAGGAATCCGAGCCGCTCGGCGTTCATCGTGATGAGGAAGTCAGTGTTAGTGCTTCTCGGGAACCTCTCTGGGTGCTGGCATTCCTTTGTGCGATGCCGGGTTCTCGATGTACTTCTTGGGATTTCCACGGAACAAGTCCTTGCACTTCTGGCTGCAGAAGCCGTAGGTCTTGCCTTCGAACTCCTCGGTTTTCACTTCGTTCGTGTCCTTGAGCAACATGCCACAGACTGGATCGAACTCGTTAACATGCGTCTTGCTCATCGTAGCCTCCTTGGCTCACAAGCCAACCTGACAGGACATCGGTATTGAGACCACCAAGCCTGAATCGAATCACCTGCCCCGCGCACAGCGCAACATACAACGCAATACCGGAATATGGTTCAGTTACACACAGGATTCGTTCCGGTCACACCACAGTATGCAATATTTAACTGTAGCACGAGCAGATAAACAATGGTGAACAAAGCAAGATTCTTAATGCTTCAGTAGGTGCGGCTATTCTTACGAAGCAGCCCCGGGTCTGCTACTGCTCACCTCATCGCCCCAACGCTTTGCAGCTCAGCCCTGATAGCACCCAAACATCCATTGACTCAGTCCCGCCTTGAGCCAATTCGCCTGAAGCGCTGCACGTGTCTCAAGCGGCGGGCGAAGATCCTAAGAACCCTTCTTCGAGACACATGGATCGAGTATTGGAGTGAGATATCTATAGCACCTGAGTAGTGGTTCTAGGGACTCAGGTAGTGAGCACGGGGAAGGCATCCCGGTGTTCGAGTATGGTGCTAGGTCATCCCCGGTCTTGGTAGTGCAGCACTTGAGGACTCATGGCCGCTCTCGTTCTTGGATTGCTCAACAATCTTTTGGTGAGTCTAGACAATTCTACGAGCAGAAGGTTCCAACCGGGGGCTACTGGGTCCACCAGTCACTCTATCGTCTGTCTTTCCTCAATAGCTGCTTCCGGCCCTTGCCAGGTCGTGGCGTTCCCGCTTGTCAGCCATCATGGTGAGGAACACCACGGGAGCGTCTCTCGTCTAATCTACGGAACATGGTACGATAGGGACAGGAGGTGAAGACATGCGACGATATGTTGCGCTTGGCTTGGCAGGACTTTTGGCGTTCTGTCTGGTCGTTCCGGGAACGGCGCTCTGCGCTGGCGGCGTGACTTCGACGGTATCGACGGACAAGACCGTCTATCTTCCGGGCGATACGGTCCGGCTGACATACCGGCTGAAGAACGACTCTTCTGATGCACTGACGTTCGCATTCACGTCGAGCCAGCGCTTCGACTTCACGGTGGCCGGCGGTGGCGTCCTCTTCCGGTGGTCCAAAGGACGGTTGTTTGCTGATGTGATGGGCGCCCTTTCGGTATCAGGCGGCGGGAGCCTCGTTCAGGAGTCAACATGGAAGGTGCCGACCGATGCCCACGAGGGTGCCTACACGGTGATGTTCTCCCTGACAAGCCATACTGCGCTCCCATACTCTGCTTCAACGTCTTTCGGCGTCGGTGCGTCCAGTGGTAGCGCGTCTCCTGCCTTCAAGGACATCATTGGGAGTTTTGCTCGCATCTCTATTGAACGCCTGCTGTCCTTGGGGATCGTCACTGGCTACACTGACGGCCTGTTCAGGCCACAGGGTCTCGTCACCCGCGCCGAAGGTGCTGCCCTGGTCGCCCGCGCCCGCGGACTTCAACGTGCCGCCGGAACAACGGTGCGGTGGGCAGACGTGACTCCGCGCCATTGGGCGTACCCTTCCATCATGGCACTTGCCGCGTCACTGGACGAGGCCTCGCTGACATGGACAGGTCCACGC contains:
- a CDS encoding YHS domain-containing protein; the encoded protein is MSKTHVNEFDPVCGMLLKDTNEVKTEEFEGKTYGFCSQKCKDLFRGNPKKYIENPASHKGMPAPREVPEKH